One segment of Platichthys flesus chromosome 15, fPlaFle2.1, whole genome shotgun sequence DNA contains the following:
- the si:ch211-244c8.4 gene encoding mucin-2 encodes MDVQTENMDPPPGESQPSGKIRKGFKLFGKRKPGNIFSIRSKGDGNNKSPVNKGKTTDGLSDTGAPDMEPESDKEKRQEVSQGEKEQDEEEPLGEDGVMAAAAARASISSMSSAKSLSFLSLLRGGRRGMGDRRVQTVSQPVGRQRRGLKGLFGTVKFRSKDKEEQEDAPPSPLLMLSRANSVEIIKEDLTLTPKFQPRSLDSPESESSEPITSVTTPGREVPSPSETITPQLTAGNLNRTDELVPQPPMVPGESSLSSLLADISSLLTFDSISGGGDFMADVEAEWGKASNAISAAEREVTPSSASFFSKPTISSPVTSTLVSTAPTVKPCFPTAASSQSFSPLTKTAPSSSPIAKPSTIITTLTKSSTLTTPSVKLSSDSTCASSVTIKSTPTPTATELSKTPVTFTSLSGQLMSSSSITVKSIQSSTTATTTAPLSTPATVVKAPSASPNLTSTASKLASELAVPSATDSVSKPTHVATPPLASAKPPPVRHSPPTPIAFTQPPPAKVDSASGLNWQTSTSYKPSLLSSSAGEAKAPVAISATCTVTTKPPSPPPAILSKITTVPTSTTTSGLVSMASSKPTITSSPMDLTKTPPSLVTLPDYCPPYVPSFMTKTQPSPASVPTPSSNSLDNIPPTSKPTPAPLSLDSMPPAPKLTPAPSTHAVVCTASPTPPILAQISKAPPAPAQIPISELPAPAQIPITVSKDPSAQIPVSVFKDPPAQIPVSLFKDPPAQIPVSVTKDSPAQIPVSVTKNPPPQIPVSLFKGPPAQIPVSVSKDPPAQIPVSLFKDPPAQIPVSVAKDPPAQIPVSVSKPLLLPAQIPVSISKDPGQTFQAKAFSAPSPVSPLPSGPAPWQSEATTSSKMTGSGQVSPDCQLVNPSSTGILGAQTRPSKTEELHSESRTNLQGPSRDKKSPQVKASVLSKIPVVGGGRAGKLPVRESQHFDDEASRDPPTPEYETPHFNSHDAARSIDKMSDIGANVPALKHTLEEYQQPPQPKVLTSVQRDSKIPVKHGATASQIPVAKEPPRSKIPTSKVPVRRVGNKPAAAGGSTQTRR; translated from the coding sequence atGGATGTACAAACGGAAAACATGGACCCCCCGCCTGGTGAATCCCAGCCGAGTGGAAAAATCAGAAAAGGATTCAAGCTGTTTGGCAAACGCAAGCCAGGTAACATCTTTTCTATTCGAAGCAAAGGGGATGGAAACAACAAGTCACCTGTTAACAAGGGCAAAACCACAGATGGATTATCGGACACCGGTGCACCAGATATGGAGCCAGAGTCAGACAAGGAAAAAAGACAGGAGGTGAGTCAAGGAGAAAAGGAGCAAGACGAAGAGGAGCCGCTTGGTGAAGATGGCGTtatggctgcagcagctgctcgcGCCTCAATTTCTTCGATGAGCTCTGCCAAGTCCCTCAGCTTTCTGTCGTTGCTGAGGGGTGGCCGGAGAGGAATGGGGGACCGGCGGGTCCAAACGGTGTCCCAGCCGGTGGGTCGGCAACGTCGTGGGCTGAAGGGTCTCTTTGGCACTGTTAAGTTTCGCTCAAAAgataaagaggaacaggaggatgCCCCTCCGAGTCCACTTCTCATGTTGTCCCGGGCCAACAGCGTGGAAATCATCAAGGAGGACCTCACCCTCACCCCCAAGTTCCAACCTCGATCTCTGGACAGCCCAGAGAGCGAGAGCTCCGAGCCCATCACAAGCGTGACAACACCGGGCAGGGAAGTCCCTTCCCCGTCAGAGACCATAACCCCCCAGCTGACAGCAGGGAATCTGAATAGAACTGATGAACTTGTCCCTCAACCACCCATGGTACCCGGTGAAAGCAGCCTGAGCTCCTTGCTGGCAGACATCTCATCTCTCCTGACCTTTGACTCTATCTCAGGGGGTGGTGACTTCATGGCTGACGTGGAGGCAGAGTGGGGGAAAGCCAGCAATGCCATCAGTGCAGCGGAGAGGGAAGTCACGCCATCATCGGCATCTTTCTTCTCCAAACCCACCATCTCTTCTCCAGTGACTTCTACCTTGGTCAGCACAGCTCCTACGGTAAAACCCTGTTTCCCCACAGCAGCATCCAGCCAATCCTTCAGTCCACTGACAAAGACAGCTCCATCCTCCTCACCCATTGCCAAGCCGAGCACAATCATCACAACATTGACCAAATCTTCCACTTTGACAACTCCCTCAGTCAAACTGAGCTCAGATTCTACTTGCGCCTCCAGCGTAACGATTAAATCAACTCCTACACCCACCGCAACAGAACTTTCAAAGACTCCTGTCACGTTTACAAGTCTTTCAGGTCAATTGATGTCTTCCTCTTCAATAACAGTTAAATCCATACAGAGCTCCACCACTGCTACAACCACAGCCCCTCTGAGCACCCCAGCTACTGTAGTCAAAGCTCCCTCAGCTAGTCCAAACCTTACCTCGACGGCTAGCAAATTGGCTTCAGAACTTGCAGTACCTTCTGCAACCGATTCAGTAAGTAAACCCACTCATGTAGCAACTCCGCCGCTCGCATCGGCTAAACCTCCACCAGTAAGGCATAGCCCTCCCACCCCTATTGCTTTCACCCAACCTCCACCTGCTAAAGTAGATTCAGCTAGTGGTCTGAATTGGCAAACTTCTACTTCCTACAAACCTTCCCTTCTAAGTTCCTCTGCAGGAGAAGCTAAAGCCCCAGTAGCAATATCAGCAACCTGTACTGTTACAACCAaacccccttctcctcctccagctatCCTCTCCAAGATAACAACGGTTCCTACGTCAACTACAACCTCAGGCTTAGTGTCTATGGCCAGTTCTAAGCCTACAATCACCTCCAGCCCAATGGACCTAACTAaaacccctccctcccttgttACTCTTCCAGATTATTGTCCTCCTTATGTCCCGAGTTTTATGACTAAAACTCAACCTAGCCCTGCATCTGTCCCAACTCCATCATCAAATTCTTTAGATAACATTCCTCCCACATCTAAACCCACTCCTGCACCGCTCTCTCTAGATAGTATGCCCCCTGCTCCCAAACTAACTCCAGCCCCTTCCACTCATGCTGTTGTTTGCACAGCATCCCCAACACCTCCTATTCTGGCTCAGATCTCTAAAGCTCCTCCTGCACCTGCTCAAATTCCGATTTCAGAGctccctgctcctgctcagATCCCAATTACTGTATCAAAAGACCCTTCTGCTCAGATCCCAGTTTCTGTGTTCAAAGACCCTCCTGCTCAGATCCCAGTTTCTTTATTCAAAGACCCTCCTGCTCAGATCCCAGTTTCTGTAACAAAAGACTCTCCTGCTCAGATCCCAGTTTCTGTAACTAAAAACCCTCCTCCTCAGATCccagtttctttatttaaagGCCCTCCTGCTCAGATCCCAGTTTCTGTATCTAAAGACCCTCCCGCTCAGATCccagtttctttatttaaagaCCCTCCTGCTCAGATCCCAGTTTCTGTAGCTAAAGACCCTCCCGCTCAGatacctgtatctgtatctaAACCCCTCCTTTTGCCTGCTCAGATTCCTGTTTCTATATCTAAAGACCCTGGTCAGACCTTTCAAGCGAAAGCCTTTTCTGCTCCTTCCCCTGTTAGTCCTCTTCCCTCTGGCCCTGCGCCTTGGCAGAGTGAAGCCACAACATCTTCTAAgatgacaggaagtggacaggTATCACCAGATTGCCAACTGGTTAATCCAAGTAGCACAGGTATCCTGGGGGCCCAGACCAGGCCGTCCAAAACAGAAGAACTGCATAGTGAGTCTAGAACAAACCTCCAAGGCCCCTCCAGAGATAAGAAGAGCCCACAAGTGAAGGCATCAGTGCTCAGCAAAATACCTGTAGTTGGAGGGGGCAGAGCAGGCAAGCTACCTGTGCGGGAAAGCCAACATTTTGATGATGAAGCAAGCAGAGACCCACCTACTCCAGAATATGAGACACCCCATTTCAACTCACATGACGCAGCGAGAAGCATAGATAAAATGAGCGATATTGGGGCGAATGTTCCTGCTTTAAAACACACCCTGGAGGAGTATCAGCAGCCTCCTCAGCCAAAAGTTCTCACCAGTGTACAACGTGATTCAAAGATCCCTGTGAAGCACGGTGCAACTGCCTCCCAAATCCCTGTAGCTAAAGAACCCCCTCGTTCCAAGATACCTACGTCCAAGGTTCCTGTCCGCAGGGTTGGCAATaaacctgcagctgcaggaggcagcACCCAGACGAGAAGATAA